From Denticeps clupeoides unplaced genomic scaffold, fDenClu1.1, whole genome shotgun sequence, the proteins below share one genomic window:
- the LOC114782073 gene encoding phosphatidylinositol 4-kinase beta-like isoform X1 yields MAAMAELHGVPPPSQIDLNLSPTHSSTSAVSCPSSPSSYASSASASSFSSSCSSSCCAHPQLQQHSFTSSSQSSTPGLCSCSPSSNSGSVSGADGFLVGPLLLEPVIDPAVAQQACQEVLQKLQGPTGKGYKQSSPNIPLRLETRVIGEEDKRNQIDRFEEMEMELEEKKDIFSLTSFNTPASSSSSSATKQSWLLRLFESKLFDVSMAIAYLYKSKEPGVQAYIGNRLFSFPDAEVDVYLPQLLNMYVHMDEDVGDAIRPYVVHRCHHSVAFSLQCSWLLGAYSSDMHISTQRHSRGNKLRKLILSAQLQQQDTTLSIQTQRGCLDEMARLTPQRDFIKSLMGIGKRLATLPSKEQKTQRLISELSVLNHKLPSRVWLPTSAFHHHVVRIPHTQGVVLNSKDKAPYIIYVEVLECSSFETAPVPSKIPETRIRSACSAESLPDCGVATEPRPGCGALITVPNYDNDDEAWAVDDIDQLQVELPDCHTNSCDNISQFSVDSLTSQESKEPTFIAAGDIRRRLSESLAHTPTTFWRDPEDPSAVVLKEPWEEKVRRIREASPYGSFPNWRLLSVIVKCGDDLRQELLAYQVLSQLQNIWHQERLPLWLKPYKILVLSSDSGMIEPVLNAVSLHQVRKQSQLRLLDYFLQEHGGRSSEGFLSAQRNFVRSCAAYSLVCYLLQVKDRHNGNILLDSEGHIIHIDFGFILSSSPRNLGFETSAFKLTGEFVDVMGGLDGDMFNYYKMLMLQGLIAARKHMEKVVQIVEIMQQGSHLPCFHGSSTIRQLKERFHMSLTEEQLQLQVEQLVDGSMRSLTTKLYDGFQYFTNGIM; encoded by the exons GCTGCTATGGCTGAGCTCCATGGTGTCCCTCCACCATCTCAAATAGACCTGAACTTGAGCCCTACCCACTCCTCCACCTCAGCAGTCTCCTGTCCATCCTCTCCATCCTCGTATGCCTCCTCAGCTTCTGCTTCCTCTTTCTcatcctcctgttcctcctcctgctgtgcCCATCCACAGTTACAGCAACACAGCTTCACCTCCTCCAGCCAGTCATCCACTCCCGGCCTGTGCAGCTGCAGCCCCAGTTCAAACAGTGGCAGTGTGAGTGGTGCTGATGGGTTCCTGGTTGGCCCACTCCTGTTGGAGCCTGTCATCGACCCCGCTGTGGCTCAGCAGGCATGTCAGGAAGTACTGCAGAAGCTGCAGGGACCCACAGGGAAGGGGTACAAGCAGAGCAGCCCCAACATTCCACTTCGCCTGGAGACCCGAGTGATTGGGGAAGAAGATAAAAGAAATCAAATAGACAGGTTTGAGGAGATGGAGATGGAATTAGAAGagaaaaaggacattttctCTCTTACTTCATTTAACACTCCAgcatcctcctcttcatcttctgcCACGAAGCAGTCATGGCTGCTACGCCTTTTCGAGTCCAAATTGTTTGATGTCTCCATGGCCATTGCCTATCTTTACAAGTCCAAGGAGCCAGGCGTTCAGGCCTACATTGGCAACCGCCTCTTCAGCTTTCCTGATGCTGAGGTGGATGTGTACCTGCCTCAGCTGCTCAACATGTACGTTCACATGGACGAGGACGTGGGTGACGCCATCCGGCCGTACGTGGTGCACCGCTGTCATCACAGTGTGGCGTTCTCCCTACAGTGCTCCTGGCTGCTGGGTGCGTATTCCTCTGACATGCACATCTCCACCCAGAGACACTCGCGGGGCAACAAGCTGCGGAAACTCATCCTGTCTGCCCAGCTGCAGCAGCAAGACACGACCTTGTCCATCCAAACACAACGAGGCTGCCTAGATGAG ATGGCACGTCTCACTCCCCAGCGGGATTTCATCAAGTCTCTGATGGGAATCGGCAAGCGTCTGGCCACACTGCCCAGTAAGGAGCAGAAGACACAGAGGCTGATCTCAGAACTGTCCGTCCTCAACCACAAGCTGCCTTCCCGTGTCTGGCTGCCCACCTCCGCCTTCCATCATCACGTGGTGCGCATCCCCCACACGCAGGGTGTGGTGCTCAACTCTAAAGACAAG GCTCCATACATCATCTACGTGGAGGTGCTGGAGTGCAGCAGCTTCGAGACGGCACCAGTTCCCAGCAAGATTCCTGAAACGCGGATCCGCAGTGCCTGCTCAGCAGAGAGCCTTCCAGACTGTGGCGTTGCGACGGAGCCACGCCCTGGATGTGGGGCCCTGATTACTGTGCCAAACTATGACAATGATGATGAAGCCTGGGCCGTGGATGACATTGACCAGCTTCAGGTAGAG CTCCCAGACTGTCACACCAATAGCTGTGATAACATCTCCCAGTTCTCGGTGGACAGCCTTACCAGCCAGGAGAGTAAAGAACCTACCTTCATTGCTGCTGGAGACATCAG ACGGCGTCTCTCAGAGAGTCTGGCCCACACTCCCACAACATTTTGGAGAGATCCTGAAGATCCCTCTGCTGTGGTGCTAAAGGAGCCTTGGGAGGAGAAAGTGAG GCGCATACGAGAAGCTTCTCCATACGGTTCTTTTCCAAACTGGAGGCTGTTGTCAGTCATTGTGAAGTGTGGAGATGACCTGAGGCAGGAACTGCTGGCCTATCAGGTGCTCAGCCAGCTCCAG AATATCTGGCACCAGGAGCGTCTGCCCCTCTGGCTGAAGCCCTATAAGATTCTGGTCCTGTCGTCGGACAGCGGGATGATCGAGCCAGTCCTCAACGCCGTGTCGCTGCACCAGGTACGGAAGCAGAGCCAGCTGCGACTTCTGGACTACTTCCTGCAGGAGCATGGAGGCCGCAGCAGCGAGGGCTTCTTGTCagcacagaggaactttgtacGCAGCTGTGCTGCCTACAGCCTGGTCTGCTACCTGCTGCAGGTCAAAGACAG ACATAATGGGAATATCCTCTTGGACTCTGAAGGCCACATCATCCACATAGACTTTGGCTTTATTCTGTCCAGCTCGCCACGCAACCTCGGCTTTGAAACGTCAGCATTTAAACTCACGGGAGAATTTGTGGAT GTAATGGGCGGATTGGATGGTGACATGTTTAACTACTATAAGATGCTGATGCTTCAGGGCTTAATTGCAGCTCGGAAACACATGGAGAAAGTGGTGCAGATAGTGGAGATAATGCAGCAAG GCTCCCACCTGCCCTGTTTCCATGGCTCCAGCACCATCCGACAGCTAAAGGAACGTTTTCACATGAGCCTGACTGAAGAACAGTTGCAGCTTCAGGTAGAGCAGCTGGTGGATGGGTCCATGCGTTCCCTCACTACTAAACTTTATGACGGCTTCCAGTACTTCACAAATGGCATCATGTAA
- the LOC114782073 gene encoding phosphatidylinositol 4-kinase beta-like isoform X2, producing the protein MAAMAELHGVPPPSQIDLNLSPTHSSTSAVSCPSSPSSYASSASASSFSSSCSSSCCAHPQLQQHSFTSSSQSSTPGLCSCSPSSNSGSVSGADGFLVGPLLLEPVIDPAVAQQACQEVLQKLQGPTGKGYKQSSPNIPLRLETRVIGEEDKRNQIDRFEEMEMELEEKKDIFSLTSFNTPASSSSSSATKQSWLLRLFESKLFDVSMAIAYLYKSKEPGVQAYIGNRLFSFPDAEVDVYLPQLLNMYVHMDEDVGDAIRPYVVHRCHHSVAFSLQCSWLLGAYSSDMHISTQRHSRGNKLRKLILSAQLQQQDTTLSIQTQRGCLDEMARLTPQRDFIKSLMGIGKRLATLPSKEQKTQRLISELSVLNHKLPSRVWLPTSAFHHHVVRIPHTQGVVLNSKDKAPYIIYVEVLECSSFETAPVPSKIPETRIRSACSAESLPDCGVATEPRPGCGALITVPNYDNDDEAWAVDDIDQLQLPDCHTNSCDNISQFSVDSLTSQESKEPTFIAAGDIRRRLSESLAHTPTTFWRDPEDPSAVVLKEPWEEKVRRIREASPYGSFPNWRLLSVIVKCGDDLRQELLAYQVLSQLQNIWHQERLPLWLKPYKILVLSSDSGMIEPVLNAVSLHQVRKQSQLRLLDYFLQEHGGRSSEGFLSAQRNFVRSCAAYSLVCYLLQVKDRHNGNILLDSEGHIIHIDFGFILSSSPRNLGFETSAFKLTGEFVDVMGGLDGDMFNYYKMLMLQGLIAARKHMEKVVQIVEIMQQGSHLPCFHGSSTIRQLKERFHMSLTEEQLQLQVEQLVDGSMRSLTTKLYDGFQYFTNGIM; encoded by the exons GCTGCTATGGCTGAGCTCCATGGTGTCCCTCCACCATCTCAAATAGACCTGAACTTGAGCCCTACCCACTCCTCCACCTCAGCAGTCTCCTGTCCATCCTCTCCATCCTCGTATGCCTCCTCAGCTTCTGCTTCCTCTTTCTcatcctcctgttcctcctcctgctgtgcCCATCCACAGTTACAGCAACACAGCTTCACCTCCTCCAGCCAGTCATCCACTCCCGGCCTGTGCAGCTGCAGCCCCAGTTCAAACAGTGGCAGTGTGAGTGGTGCTGATGGGTTCCTGGTTGGCCCACTCCTGTTGGAGCCTGTCATCGACCCCGCTGTGGCTCAGCAGGCATGTCAGGAAGTACTGCAGAAGCTGCAGGGACCCACAGGGAAGGGGTACAAGCAGAGCAGCCCCAACATTCCACTTCGCCTGGAGACCCGAGTGATTGGGGAAGAAGATAAAAGAAATCAAATAGACAGGTTTGAGGAGATGGAGATGGAATTAGAAGagaaaaaggacattttctCTCTTACTTCATTTAACACTCCAgcatcctcctcttcatcttctgcCACGAAGCAGTCATGGCTGCTACGCCTTTTCGAGTCCAAATTGTTTGATGTCTCCATGGCCATTGCCTATCTTTACAAGTCCAAGGAGCCAGGCGTTCAGGCCTACATTGGCAACCGCCTCTTCAGCTTTCCTGATGCTGAGGTGGATGTGTACCTGCCTCAGCTGCTCAACATGTACGTTCACATGGACGAGGACGTGGGTGACGCCATCCGGCCGTACGTGGTGCACCGCTGTCATCACAGTGTGGCGTTCTCCCTACAGTGCTCCTGGCTGCTGGGTGCGTATTCCTCTGACATGCACATCTCCACCCAGAGACACTCGCGGGGCAACAAGCTGCGGAAACTCATCCTGTCTGCCCAGCTGCAGCAGCAAGACACGACCTTGTCCATCCAAACACAACGAGGCTGCCTAGATGAG ATGGCACGTCTCACTCCCCAGCGGGATTTCATCAAGTCTCTGATGGGAATCGGCAAGCGTCTGGCCACACTGCCCAGTAAGGAGCAGAAGACACAGAGGCTGATCTCAGAACTGTCCGTCCTCAACCACAAGCTGCCTTCCCGTGTCTGGCTGCCCACCTCCGCCTTCCATCATCACGTGGTGCGCATCCCCCACACGCAGGGTGTGGTGCTCAACTCTAAAGACAAG GCTCCATACATCATCTACGTGGAGGTGCTGGAGTGCAGCAGCTTCGAGACGGCACCAGTTCCCAGCAAGATTCCTGAAACGCGGATCCGCAGTGCCTGCTCAGCAGAGAGCCTTCCAGACTGTGGCGTTGCGACGGAGCCACGCCCTGGATGTGGGGCCCTGATTACTGTGCCAAACTATGACAATGATGATGAAGCCTGGGCCGTGGATGACATTGACCAGCTTCAG CTCCCAGACTGTCACACCAATAGCTGTGATAACATCTCCCAGTTCTCGGTGGACAGCCTTACCAGCCAGGAGAGTAAAGAACCTACCTTCATTGCTGCTGGAGACATCAG ACGGCGTCTCTCAGAGAGTCTGGCCCACACTCCCACAACATTTTGGAGAGATCCTGAAGATCCCTCTGCTGTGGTGCTAAAGGAGCCTTGGGAGGAGAAAGTGAG GCGCATACGAGAAGCTTCTCCATACGGTTCTTTTCCAAACTGGAGGCTGTTGTCAGTCATTGTGAAGTGTGGAGATGACCTGAGGCAGGAACTGCTGGCCTATCAGGTGCTCAGCCAGCTCCAG AATATCTGGCACCAGGAGCGTCTGCCCCTCTGGCTGAAGCCCTATAAGATTCTGGTCCTGTCGTCGGACAGCGGGATGATCGAGCCAGTCCTCAACGCCGTGTCGCTGCACCAGGTACGGAAGCAGAGCCAGCTGCGACTTCTGGACTACTTCCTGCAGGAGCATGGAGGCCGCAGCAGCGAGGGCTTCTTGTCagcacagaggaactttgtacGCAGCTGTGCTGCCTACAGCCTGGTCTGCTACCTGCTGCAGGTCAAAGACAG ACATAATGGGAATATCCTCTTGGACTCTGAAGGCCACATCATCCACATAGACTTTGGCTTTATTCTGTCCAGCTCGCCACGCAACCTCGGCTTTGAAACGTCAGCATTTAAACTCACGGGAGAATTTGTGGAT GTAATGGGCGGATTGGATGGTGACATGTTTAACTACTATAAGATGCTGATGCTTCAGGGCTTAATTGCAGCTCGGAAACACATGGAGAAAGTGGTGCAGATAGTGGAGATAATGCAGCAAG GCTCCCACCTGCCCTGTTTCCATGGCTCCAGCACCATCCGACAGCTAAAGGAACGTTTTCACATGAGCCTGACTGAAGAACAGTTGCAGCTTCAGGTAGAGCAGCTGGTGGATGGGTCCATGCGTTCCCTCACTACTAAACTTTATGACGGCTTCCAGTACTTCACAAATGGCATCATGTAA
- the LOC114782073 gene encoding phosphatidylinositol 4-kinase beta-like isoform X3, protein MAELHGVPPPSQIDLNLSPTHSSTSAVSCPSSPSSYASSASASSFSSSCSSSCCAHPQLQQHSFTSSSQSSTPGLCSCSPSSNSGSVSGADGFLVGPLLLEPVIDPAVAQQACQEVLQKLQGPTGKGYKQSSPNIPLRLETRVIGEEDKRNQIDRFEEMEMELEEKKDIFSLTSFNTPASSSSSSATKQSWLLRLFESKLFDVSMAIAYLYKSKEPGVQAYIGNRLFSFPDAEVDVYLPQLLNMYVHMDEDVGDAIRPYVVHRCHHSVAFSLQCSWLLGAYSSDMHISTQRHSRGNKLRKLILSAQLQQQDTTLSIQTQRGCLDEMARLTPQRDFIKSLMGIGKRLATLPSKEQKTQRLISELSVLNHKLPSRVWLPTSAFHHHVVRIPHTQGVVLNSKDKAPYIIYVEVLECSSFETAPVPSKIPETRIRSACSAESLPDCGVATEPRPGCGALITVPNYDNDDEAWAVDDIDQLQVELPDCHTNSCDNISQFSVDSLTSQESKEPTFIAAGDIRRRLSESLAHTPTTFWRDPEDPSAVVLKEPWEEKVRRIREASPYGSFPNWRLLSVIVKCGDDLRQELLAYQVLSQLQNIWHQERLPLWLKPYKILVLSSDSGMIEPVLNAVSLHQVRKQSQLRLLDYFLQEHGGRSSEGFLSAQRNFVRSCAAYSLVCYLLQVKDRHNGNILLDSEGHIIHIDFGFILSSSPRNLGFETSAFKLTGEFVDVMGGLDGDMFNYYKMLMLQGLIAARKHMEKVVQIVEIMQQGSHLPCFHGSSTIRQLKERFHMSLTEEQLQLQVEQLVDGSMRSLTTKLYDGFQYFTNGIM, encoded by the exons ATGGCTGAGCTCCATGGTGTCCCTCCACCATCTCAAATAGACCTGAACTTGAGCCCTACCCACTCCTCCACCTCAGCAGTCTCCTGTCCATCCTCTCCATCCTCGTATGCCTCCTCAGCTTCTGCTTCCTCTTTCTcatcctcctgttcctcctcctgctgtgcCCATCCACAGTTACAGCAACACAGCTTCACCTCCTCCAGCCAGTCATCCACTCCCGGCCTGTGCAGCTGCAGCCCCAGTTCAAACAGTGGCAGTGTGAGTGGTGCTGATGGGTTCCTGGTTGGCCCACTCCTGTTGGAGCCTGTCATCGACCCCGCTGTGGCTCAGCAGGCATGTCAGGAAGTACTGCAGAAGCTGCAGGGACCCACAGGGAAGGGGTACAAGCAGAGCAGCCCCAACATTCCACTTCGCCTGGAGACCCGAGTGATTGGGGAAGAAGATAAAAGAAATCAAATAGACAGGTTTGAGGAGATGGAGATGGAATTAGAAGagaaaaaggacattttctCTCTTACTTCATTTAACACTCCAgcatcctcctcttcatcttctgcCACGAAGCAGTCATGGCTGCTACGCCTTTTCGAGTCCAAATTGTTTGATGTCTCCATGGCCATTGCCTATCTTTACAAGTCCAAGGAGCCAGGCGTTCAGGCCTACATTGGCAACCGCCTCTTCAGCTTTCCTGATGCTGAGGTGGATGTGTACCTGCCTCAGCTGCTCAACATGTACGTTCACATGGACGAGGACGTGGGTGACGCCATCCGGCCGTACGTGGTGCACCGCTGTCATCACAGTGTGGCGTTCTCCCTACAGTGCTCCTGGCTGCTGGGTGCGTATTCCTCTGACATGCACATCTCCACCCAGAGACACTCGCGGGGCAACAAGCTGCGGAAACTCATCCTGTCTGCCCAGCTGCAGCAGCAAGACACGACCTTGTCCATCCAAACACAACGAGGCTGCCTAGATGAG ATGGCACGTCTCACTCCCCAGCGGGATTTCATCAAGTCTCTGATGGGAATCGGCAAGCGTCTGGCCACACTGCCCAGTAAGGAGCAGAAGACACAGAGGCTGATCTCAGAACTGTCCGTCCTCAACCACAAGCTGCCTTCCCGTGTCTGGCTGCCCACCTCCGCCTTCCATCATCACGTGGTGCGCATCCCCCACACGCAGGGTGTGGTGCTCAACTCTAAAGACAAG GCTCCATACATCATCTACGTGGAGGTGCTGGAGTGCAGCAGCTTCGAGACGGCACCAGTTCCCAGCAAGATTCCTGAAACGCGGATCCGCAGTGCCTGCTCAGCAGAGAGCCTTCCAGACTGTGGCGTTGCGACGGAGCCACGCCCTGGATGTGGGGCCCTGATTACTGTGCCAAACTATGACAATGATGATGAAGCCTGGGCCGTGGATGACATTGACCAGCTTCAGGTAGAG CTCCCAGACTGTCACACCAATAGCTGTGATAACATCTCCCAGTTCTCGGTGGACAGCCTTACCAGCCAGGAGAGTAAAGAACCTACCTTCATTGCTGCTGGAGACATCAG ACGGCGTCTCTCAGAGAGTCTGGCCCACACTCCCACAACATTTTGGAGAGATCCTGAAGATCCCTCTGCTGTGGTGCTAAAGGAGCCTTGGGAGGAGAAAGTGAG GCGCATACGAGAAGCTTCTCCATACGGTTCTTTTCCAAACTGGAGGCTGTTGTCAGTCATTGTGAAGTGTGGAGATGACCTGAGGCAGGAACTGCTGGCCTATCAGGTGCTCAGCCAGCTCCAG AATATCTGGCACCAGGAGCGTCTGCCCCTCTGGCTGAAGCCCTATAAGATTCTGGTCCTGTCGTCGGACAGCGGGATGATCGAGCCAGTCCTCAACGCCGTGTCGCTGCACCAGGTACGGAAGCAGAGCCAGCTGCGACTTCTGGACTACTTCCTGCAGGAGCATGGAGGCCGCAGCAGCGAGGGCTTCTTGTCagcacagaggaactttgtacGCAGCTGTGCTGCCTACAGCCTGGTCTGCTACCTGCTGCAGGTCAAAGACAG ACATAATGGGAATATCCTCTTGGACTCTGAAGGCCACATCATCCACATAGACTTTGGCTTTATTCTGTCCAGCTCGCCACGCAACCTCGGCTTTGAAACGTCAGCATTTAAACTCACGGGAGAATTTGTGGAT GTAATGGGCGGATTGGATGGTGACATGTTTAACTACTATAAGATGCTGATGCTTCAGGGCTTAATTGCAGCTCGGAAACACATGGAGAAAGTGGTGCAGATAGTGGAGATAATGCAGCAAG GCTCCCACCTGCCCTGTTTCCATGGCTCCAGCACCATCCGACAGCTAAAGGAACGTTTTCACATGAGCCTGACTGAAGAACAGTTGCAGCTTCAGGTAGAGCAGCTGGTGGATGGGTCCATGCGTTCCCTCACTACTAAACTTTATGACGGCTTCCAGTACTTCACAAATGGCATCATGTAA
- the LOC114782073 gene encoding phosphatidylinositol 4-kinase beta-like isoform X4, whose protein sequence is MHISTQRHSRGNKLRKLILSAQLQQQDTTLSIQTQRGCLDEMARLTPQRDFIKSLMGIGKRLATLPSKEQKTQRLISELSVLNHKLPSRVWLPTSAFHHHVVRIPHTQGVVLNSKDKAPYIIYVEVLECSSFETAPVPSKIPETRIRSACSAESLPDCGVATEPRPGCGALITVPNYDNDDEAWAVDDIDQLQVELPDCHTNSCDNISQFSVDSLTSQESKEPTFIAAGDIRRRLSESLAHTPTTFWRDPEDPSAVVLKEPWEEKVRRIREASPYGSFPNWRLLSVIVKCGDDLRQELLAYQVLSQLQNIWHQERLPLWLKPYKILVLSSDSGMIEPVLNAVSLHQVRKQSQLRLLDYFLQEHGGRSSEGFLSAQRNFVRSCAAYSLVCYLLQVKDRHNGNILLDSEGHIIHIDFGFILSSSPRNLGFETSAFKLTGEFVDVMGGLDGDMFNYYKMLMLQGLIAARKHMEKVVQIVEIMQQGSHLPCFHGSSTIRQLKERFHMSLTEEQLQLQVEQLVDGSMRSLTTKLYDGFQYFTNGIM, encoded by the exons ATGCACATCTCCACCCAGAGACACTCGCGGGGCAACAAGCTGCGGAAACTCATCCTGTCTGCCCAGCTGCAGCAGCAAGACACGACCTTGTCCATCCAAACACAACGAGGCTGCCTAGATGAG ATGGCACGTCTCACTCCCCAGCGGGATTTCATCAAGTCTCTGATGGGAATCGGCAAGCGTCTGGCCACACTGCCCAGTAAGGAGCAGAAGACACAGAGGCTGATCTCAGAACTGTCCGTCCTCAACCACAAGCTGCCTTCCCGTGTCTGGCTGCCCACCTCCGCCTTCCATCATCACGTGGTGCGCATCCCCCACACGCAGGGTGTGGTGCTCAACTCTAAAGACAAG GCTCCATACATCATCTACGTGGAGGTGCTGGAGTGCAGCAGCTTCGAGACGGCACCAGTTCCCAGCAAGATTCCTGAAACGCGGATCCGCAGTGCCTGCTCAGCAGAGAGCCTTCCAGACTGTGGCGTTGCGACGGAGCCACGCCCTGGATGTGGGGCCCTGATTACTGTGCCAAACTATGACAATGATGATGAAGCCTGGGCCGTGGATGACATTGACCAGCTTCAGGTAGAG CTCCCAGACTGTCACACCAATAGCTGTGATAACATCTCCCAGTTCTCGGTGGACAGCCTTACCAGCCAGGAGAGTAAAGAACCTACCTTCATTGCTGCTGGAGACATCAG ACGGCGTCTCTCAGAGAGTCTGGCCCACACTCCCACAACATTTTGGAGAGATCCTGAAGATCCCTCTGCTGTGGTGCTAAAGGAGCCTTGGGAGGAGAAAGTGAG GCGCATACGAGAAGCTTCTCCATACGGTTCTTTTCCAAACTGGAGGCTGTTGTCAGTCATTGTGAAGTGTGGAGATGACCTGAGGCAGGAACTGCTGGCCTATCAGGTGCTCAGCCAGCTCCAG AATATCTGGCACCAGGAGCGTCTGCCCCTCTGGCTGAAGCCCTATAAGATTCTGGTCCTGTCGTCGGACAGCGGGATGATCGAGCCAGTCCTCAACGCCGTGTCGCTGCACCAGGTACGGAAGCAGAGCCAGCTGCGACTTCTGGACTACTTCCTGCAGGAGCATGGAGGCCGCAGCAGCGAGGGCTTCTTGTCagcacagaggaactttgtacGCAGCTGTGCTGCCTACAGCCTGGTCTGCTACCTGCTGCAGGTCAAAGACAG ACATAATGGGAATATCCTCTTGGACTCTGAAGGCCACATCATCCACATAGACTTTGGCTTTATTCTGTCCAGCTCGCCACGCAACCTCGGCTTTGAAACGTCAGCATTTAAACTCACGGGAGAATTTGTGGAT GTAATGGGCGGATTGGATGGTGACATGTTTAACTACTATAAGATGCTGATGCTTCAGGGCTTAATTGCAGCTCGGAAACACATGGAGAAAGTGGTGCAGATAGTGGAGATAATGCAGCAAG GCTCCCACCTGCCCTGTTTCCATGGCTCCAGCACCATCCGACAGCTAAAGGAACGTTTTCACATGAGCCTGACTGAAGAACAGTTGCAGCTTCAGGTAGAGCAGCTGGTGGATGGGTCCATGCGTTCCCTCACTACTAAACTTTATGACGGCTTCCAGTACTTCACAAATGGCATCATGTAA
- the LOC114782073 gene encoding phosphatidylinositol 4-kinase beta-like isoform X5 — MARLTPQRDFIKSLMGIGKRLATLPSKEQKTQRLISELSVLNHKLPSRVWLPTSAFHHHVVRIPHTQGVVLNSKDKAPYIIYVEVLECSSFETAPVPSKIPETRIRSACSAESLPDCGVATEPRPGCGALITVPNYDNDDEAWAVDDIDQLQVELPDCHTNSCDNISQFSVDSLTSQESKEPTFIAAGDIRRRLSESLAHTPTTFWRDPEDPSAVVLKEPWEEKVRRIREASPYGSFPNWRLLSVIVKCGDDLRQELLAYQVLSQLQNIWHQERLPLWLKPYKILVLSSDSGMIEPVLNAVSLHQVRKQSQLRLLDYFLQEHGGRSSEGFLSAQRNFVRSCAAYSLVCYLLQVKDRHNGNILLDSEGHIIHIDFGFILSSSPRNLGFETSAFKLTGEFVDVMGGLDGDMFNYYKMLMLQGLIAARKHMEKVVQIVEIMQQGSHLPCFHGSSTIRQLKERFHMSLTEEQLQLQVEQLVDGSMRSLTTKLYDGFQYFTNGIM; from the exons ATGGCACGTCTCACTCCCCAGCGGGATTTCATCAAGTCTCTGATGGGAATCGGCAAGCGTCTGGCCACACTGCCCAGTAAGGAGCAGAAGACACAGAGGCTGATCTCAGAACTGTCCGTCCTCAACCACAAGCTGCCTTCCCGTGTCTGGCTGCCCACCTCCGCCTTCCATCATCACGTGGTGCGCATCCCCCACACGCAGGGTGTGGTGCTCAACTCTAAAGACAAG GCTCCATACATCATCTACGTGGAGGTGCTGGAGTGCAGCAGCTTCGAGACGGCACCAGTTCCCAGCAAGATTCCTGAAACGCGGATCCGCAGTGCCTGCTCAGCAGAGAGCCTTCCAGACTGTGGCGTTGCGACGGAGCCACGCCCTGGATGTGGGGCCCTGATTACTGTGCCAAACTATGACAATGATGATGAAGCCTGGGCCGTGGATGACATTGACCAGCTTCAGGTAGAG CTCCCAGACTGTCACACCAATAGCTGTGATAACATCTCCCAGTTCTCGGTGGACAGCCTTACCAGCCAGGAGAGTAAAGAACCTACCTTCATTGCTGCTGGAGACATCAG ACGGCGTCTCTCAGAGAGTCTGGCCCACACTCCCACAACATTTTGGAGAGATCCTGAAGATCCCTCTGCTGTGGTGCTAAAGGAGCCTTGGGAGGAGAAAGTGAG GCGCATACGAGAAGCTTCTCCATACGGTTCTTTTCCAAACTGGAGGCTGTTGTCAGTCATTGTGAAGTGTGGAGATGACCTGAGGCAGGAACTGCTGGCCTATCAGGTGCTCAGCCAGCTCCAG AATATCTGGCACCAGGAGCGTCTGCCCCTCTGGCTGAAGCCCTATAAGATTCTGGTCCTGTCGTCGGACAGCGGGATGATCGAGCCAGTCCTCAACGCCGTGTCGCTGCACCAGGTACGGAAGCAGAGCCAGCTGCGACTTCTGGACTACTTCCTGCAGGAGCATGGAGGCCGCAGCAGCGAGGGCTTCTTGTCagcacagaggaactttgtacGCAGCTGTGCTGCCTACAGCCTGGTCTGCTACCTGCTGCAGGTCAAAGACAG ACATAATGGGAATATCCTCTTGGACTCTGAAGGCCACATCATCCACATAGACTTTGGCTTTATTCTGTCCAGCTCGCCACGCAACCTCGGCTTTGAAACGTCAGCATTTAAACTCACGGGAGAATTTGTGGAT GTAATGGGCGGATTGGATGGTGACATGTTTAACTACTATAAGATGCTGATGCTTCAGGGCTTAATTGCAGCTCGGAAACACATGGAGAAAGTGGTGCAGATAGTGGAGATAATGCAGCAAG GCTCCCACCTGCCCTGTTTCCATGGCTCCAGCACCATCCGACAGCTAAAGGAACGTTTTCACATGAGCCTGACTGAAGAACAGTTGCAGCTTCAGGTAGAGCAGCTGGTGGATGGGTCCATGCGTTCCCTCACTACTAAACTTTATGACGGCTTCCAGTACTTCACAAATGGCATCATGTAA